The following proteins are encoded in a genomic region of Ostrea edulis chromosome 7, xbOstEdul1.1, whole genome shotgun sequence:
- the LOC125656951 gene encoding uncharacterized protein LOC125656951 yields MTNRRSIVQWTAEVLLLFFVPVVTLNKTIVKLDTTGERDCGGIYNISSEDEVRLMAGGRLLGGTCAVTLRFDNHDTLECEKVCIKMSVSQLQTCDMTMSFVPVTFDKTKVTGPKRYDCRNPFPEVWCPFADVVYVLVTESNRYPKNTKTFYKFNVDLTPQCVKKTDRMNERETQISYKYTVEKSSREKWIYVEGVVVSICLASIFFVALVVFICYYRAQKKTSPQRCEVPKSSSKEPILVNVRSKLPFRSHKKKGHDLARSSESYHQISDSDQNVKPDVEVSDIMQNRTDSASTLVIGQDNKRVAENQV; encoded by the exons ATGACTAACCGTCGATCCATAGTACAATGGACTGCAGAGGTTCTACTTCTGTTCTTCGTACCTGTGGTCACCTTAAACAAAACAATAG TTAAACTTGACACAACGGGAGAGAGAGACTGTGGGGGGATATATAATATATCGTCCGAAGACGAAGTCAGATTAATGGCGGGCGGAAGACTGCTTGGAGGCACATGCGCAGTGACACTTCGCTTTGATAACCACGACACATTGGAGTGCGAGAAAGTCTGTATCAAGATGTCGGTTTCTCAACTTCAGACTTGTGACATGACAATGTCGTTCGTTCCTGTCACTTTTGACAAAACCAAAGTCACTGGTCCCAAA CGTTACGACTGCCGGAATCCTTTCCCGGAAGTGTGGTGTCCATTTGCGGACGTTGTTTACGTTCTGGTGACGGAGAGTAATCGTTACCCCAAGAACACGAAAACTTTTTACAAGTTTAACGTCGACTTGACGCCACAGTGTGTAAAGAAAACAGACAGGATGAACGAAAGAGAAACACAGATAT CATACAAGTACACAGTCGAGAAGAGTTCCAGGGAAAAGTGGATTTACGTAGAGGGCGTTGTGGTCAGCATTTGCCTCGCTTCCATCTTCTTTGTGGCACTGGTTGTCTTCATTTGCTACTACAGAGCTCAGAAAAAGACCAGCCCTCAACGGTGCGAAGTTCCTAAATCGTCAAGTAAAG AACCAATTTTAGTCAATGTCAGGTCCAAGTTGCCGTTTCGATCACACAAAAAAAAGGGTCACGACCTAGCGAGATCGTCTGAGAGTTACCATCAAATTTCGGATTCTGATCAGAATGTCAAACCGGATGTGGAAGTGAGTGACATAATGCAGAATCGCACTGACTCAGCCTCGACGCTTGTGATTGGACAAGACAACAAACGCGTCGCAGAAAATCAAGTTTAA
- the LOC125655003 gene encoding uncharacterized protein LOC125655003 isoform X1 has product MSAVLLLSILSLCFSGTVNAACVQGGSNGYYYQRCISNRTSYYSMSAGAIAGAVIGSLTVLAIIIFFIAFCCWKIRKGSPPTPGTITQNQPNITVNTAAATGNPVTQVPNQQNYPMTPNNGSFTLRMHTGYDQ; this is encoded by the exons ATGTCTGCCGTGCTGCTCTTGTCCATTTTGAGTTTGTGTTTTTCAG GTACTGTGAATGCTGCTTGTGTACAGGGAGGTTCCAATGGGTACTACTATCAAAGATGTATTTCGAATAGAACGTCCTATTACTCGAT GTCTGCAGGGGCCATCGCCGGTGCAGTAATCGGTTCTCTTACAGTCTTGGCAATAATAATATTCTTCATTGCTTTCTGTTGTTGGAAAATAAGAAAGGGTTCTCCACCGACACCCGGTACAATAACACAGAACCAGCCCAATATCACCGTGAATACAG CAGCAGCAACAGGAAACCCTGTGACGCAGGTCCCTAATCAGCAGAATTACCCAATGACCCCCAACAATGGATCCTTCACACTGCGCATGCACACCGGATATGACCAGTAA
- the LOC125655003 gene encoding uncharacterized protein LOC125655003 isoform X2, with protein sequence MSAVLLLSILSLCFSGTVNAACVQGGSNGYYYQRCISNRTSYYSMSAGAIAGAVIGSLTVLAIIIFFIAFCCWKIRKGSPPTPGTITQNQPNITVNTAATGNPVTQVPNQQNYPMTPNNGSFTLRMHTGYDQ encoded by the exons ATGTCTGCCGTGCTGCTCTTGTCCATTTTGAGTTTGTGTTTTTCAG GTACTGTGAATGCTGCTTGTGTACAGGGAGGTTCCAATGGGTACTACTATCAAAGATGTATTTCGAATAGAACGTCCTATTACTCGAT GTCTGCAGGGGCCATCGCCGGTGCAGTAATCGGTTCTCTTACAGTCTTGGCAATAATAATATTCTTCATTGCTTTCTGTTGTTGGAAAATAAGAAAGGGTTCTCCACCGACACCCGGTACAATAACACAGAACCAGCCCAATATCACCGTGAATACAG CAGCAACAGGAAACCCTGTGACGCAGGTCCCTAATCAGCAGAATTACCCAATGACCCCCAACAATGGATCCTTCACACTGCGCATGCACACCGGATATGACCAGTAA